One window of the Rosa rugosa chromosome 3, drRosRugo1.1, whole genome shotgun sequence genome contains the following:
- the LOC133737988 gene encoding uncharacterized protein LOC133737988 encodes MEKNSCVWFVLGLAILIVSTEFVQVDCRALRSESATGEGCKEQAGGAEEMAGMGSFAVSSSFNSSSNDNSTHRPSHDELFAAIFGELRYPYLADVDLLARVPEDAAQVPPPAAEPAPRPARAQRQAQAGIVIREPPQEGNAPSFGSRAANTFQATGQTGKQKAVMTGPEDNESSSDDDDSQTVRHRSSRHTEEGSSAAGEGPSASQAQAPTIVNNFPPPAGAASNAQLASVPVQIIDDSSPEAEDRVPPPDAPHEEPSDIPVLEQIAPDSIPVPSEANPEAMPAVVEHEPPAEENPNAFNTEDAEAEAVEAEAAEPALSMVGQEPLPPAPQVTEAGGLGNLPEPMPEAAPVAEPPEVPVAEQPTSSTLERLKR; translated from the exons ATGGAGAAGAACAGTTGCGTGTGGTTCGTGTTGGGGCTGGCGATACTGATCGTGTCGACTGAGTTTGTTCAAGTTGATTGCAGAGCGCTTCGATCCGAGTCGGCGACTGGTGAGGGATGCAAAGAGCAGGCTGGTGGAGCTGAGGAGATGGCCGGAATGGGAAGCTTTGCGGTTTCGTCTAGTTTCAACTCATCGAGCAATGATAATAGTACTCATCGGCCTTCG CATGATGAGTTATTCGCTGCCATTTTCGGGGAACTGCGATACCCCTACCTTGCCGACGTTGATCTACTTGCCCGCGTCCCTGAAGATGCTGCACAAGTTCCTCCTCCTGCTGCCgagccggctccgcgacccgcgcgagcccaaCGTCAGGCCCAGGCTGGTATCGTGATCCGCGAACCCCCTCAAGAG GGAAACGCGCCATCCTTTGGCAGTCGCGCGGCCAACACTTTCCAAGCCACTGGCCAGactgggaaacaaaaggcagtaatgacaGGGCCTGAAGACAACGAATCctcttctgatgatgatgactcgcAGACG GTTCGCCATAGGTCCTCGAGACACactgaagaaggatcttcagcTGCTGGTGAAGGCCCATCTGCTTCCCAAGCCCAAGCGCCAACTATTGTGAACAATTTTCCACCTCCTGCGGGCGCTGCCAGTAATGCACAATTGGCCTCGGTCCCAGTGCAGATTATAGATGATAGCTCGCCTGAGGCCGAAGATAGAGTACCGCCACCGGATGCACCTCACGAGGAACCAAGCGATATACCTGTCCTGGAGCAGATAGCGCCTGACTCAATTCCTGTTCCCAGCGAAGCTAACCCAGAGGCAATGCCAGCGGTCGTCGAGCATGAGCCCCCAGCCGAGGAG AATCCAAATGCTTTCAACACTGAGGACGCTGAAGCTGAAGCTGTAGAGGCAGAAGCTGCTGAGCCCGCTCTTAGTATGGTTGGTCAGGAACCTCttccccctgccccccaagttACTGAAGCCGGAGGATTGGGAAACCTTCCTGAACCCATGCCAGAGGCAGCACCTGTTGCTGAACCTCCTGAGGTccctgtcgctgagcaaccAACTTCTTCCActctggaaag attgaaaagataa
- the LOC133739202 gene encoding F-box protein GID2 — translation MKRGFSMAEEGDNKMKKLKVEEEEEGEDKIEQQQQEEEVVIVQGPGFTNLDDNLIFEVFKHVDARTLGMASCVSKQWHKTAQDERLWELICTRHWANIGCGNQQLRSVVLALGGFRRLHSLYIWPLTRPSPSSLSSLSSSSSSSAPSSSSSSWAAPLKPVVAAKPHARWGKDEVNLSLSLLSIRFYEKMNYSNRGPGR, via the coding sequence ATGAAGCGTGGGTTTTCCATGGCGGAGGAGGGCGATAATAAGATGAAGAAGTTaaaggtggaagaagaagaagaaggggaagaCAAGATTGAGCAGCAGCAGCAAGAAGAGGAGGTTGTCATCGTTCAAGGCCCGGGCTTTACGAATCTGGACGATAATCTGATATTCGAGGTGTTTAAGCACGTTGATGCCAGAACACTGGGAATGGCGTCGTGTGTGAGCAAGCAGTGGCACAAGACCGCCCAGGACGAGCGGCTCTGGGAGCTCATCTGCACCCGCCACTGGGCTAACATCGGCTGCGGTAATCAGCAGCTGAGATCTGTCGTCCTCGCCCTCGGTGGCTTCCGGAGGCTCCACTCCCTCTACATCTGGCCTCTCACTAGGCCTTCTCCGTCCTCTTTATCgtccttgtcttcttcttcttcgtcgtcgGCTCCGTCGTCTTCTTCGTCGTCGTGGGCGGCTCCGCTGAAGCCGGTGGTGGCCGCCAAGCCGCACGCTAGGTGGGGGAAGGATGAGGTGAATCTTTCGCTCTCGCTTCTGTCGATTCGGTTTTATGAGAAGATGAATTACAGCAACAGAGGCCCAGGAAGATGA